In the genome of Cryptomeria japonica chromosome 8, Sugi_1.0, whole genome shotgun sequence, one region contains:
- the LOC131041644 gene encoding increased DNA methylation 2, with translation MDPGSGSQDLCVDEPITLPKSRVGASNDQRFLLIFIAGTYFGPDVKAEVPTKSALQRIALELPPYTHDQLGGSVVRLAEIESVYFYVLRRAHPNVGVKLQSLYKFLQGHLAPPTKENLDDERQFTTLFPPDLHRQARFKGTYKVVENFVFINDPDITYIKAEDIERFKQLTGLTELRLDRDEARFYRHGRRMDRDELKQARLIAIQETHQQAQNGGVPPLISDVSQEPQKRRRKEPVQTVPMPPQAMPGKEKSTQSKSIGPAMILLPSSPTEEQWSNILKATKPSIAFTGSAAARQVGPVIGLVDIGVCEDAYLFRIALPGVKKDQREFSCEVECDGKVVIRGTTTTGEQKVLKNSRTFQMQTQHLCPPGPFTVSFQLPGPVEPREFSGNFGADGVLEGIVMKERERTVSACLTFES, from the exons ATGGACCCAGGTTCAGGATCACAAGACCTTTGTGTAGATGAACCTATCACTCTTCCCAAATCAAGGGTAGGAGCATCAAATGATCAgcgttttttattgatttttattgCGGGTACATACTTTGGGCCAGATGTGAAAGCTGAAGTGCCAACTAAATCAGCTTTGCAAAGAATAGCACTAGAGCTTCCACCATATACACATGATCAGCTTGGAGGTTCGGTTGTACGACTTGCAGAAATTGAGAGCGTGTATTTTTATGTTCTAAGAAGAGCTCACCCAAATGTAGGAGTAAAGCTGCAGTCCCTTTACAAGTTTCTTCAGGGTCATCTGGCACCACCTACAAAGGAGAATCTTGATGATGAACGACAGTTCACAACCCTCTTCCCTCCTGATTTACATCGGCAGGCTAGATTTAAAGGAACATACAAAGTTGTTGAGAATTTTGTTTTTATAAATGATCCAGATATCACATACATAAAAGCTGAGGACATAGAAAGGTTTAAGCAATTAACTGGATTAACCGAATTAAGGTTAGATAGAGATGAGGCACGGTTCTACAGACATGGCCGAAGGATGGATAGAGATGAATTAAAGCAGGCTCGACTCATTGCTATTCAAGAGACACATCAGCAGGCTCAAAATGGTGGTGTGCCACCTTTAATTTCAGATGTTTCACAGGAAcctcaaaagagaagaagaaaggaaCCAGTACAGACAGTACCAATGCCACCTCAAGCAATGCCAGGAAAGGAAAAATCAACACAAAGTAAGAGTATCGGACCAGCAATGATACTGCTTCCTTCGTCCCCAACTGAAGAGCAATGGAGCAATATCCTCAAGGCTACGAAGCCATCAATTGCATTTACAGGATCTGCAGCTGCTAGGCAAGTTGGTCCTGTAATTGGGCTTGTTGATATTGGTGTTTGTGAAGATGCTTATTTATTCCGCATAGCACTTCCTGGTGTCAAGAAAGATCAGC GTGAATTCAGTTGCGAGGTTGAATGTGATGGTAAAGTGGTTATTAGGGGTACTACTACAACAGGAGAGCAAAAGGTCTTGAAGAACTCGCGAACATTTCAAATGCAAACTCAACACCTGTGTCCACCGGGTCCTTTTACTGTCTCTTTCCAATTGCCAGGACCTGTAGAGCCCAGAGAATTTTCAGGTAATTTTGGCGCTGATGGTGTTTTGGAGGGGATAGTAATGAAAGAGAGGGAAAGAACGGTCTCTGCTTGTTTGACCTTTGAATCCTGA